Part of the Nicotiana sylvestris chromosome 5, ASM39365v2, whole genome shotgun sequence genome is shown below.
AAGAATTCACAAGCAAAGAAACAAGGGGGTAAAAGAGATGTAGTAGACTTGGGAACACTCTTGATACTTTGTGCACAAGCTGTTGCTGCTGATAATCGAAGGACAGCAAATGAGCTTCTGAAGCAGATCAGGCAATGTTGTTCTCCGATGGGGGACGGGATGCAGAGGTTAGCCTATTATTTTGCTGATGGTCTTGAGGCACGGATGGCGGGTTCTGGTACTCATATCTATAGAGCCCTTATTACACTGCCTGCATCAGCGGCTGATGTCTTGAAAGGTTACCAGCTACTGCTTGCTGCCTGCCCGTTCAGGAAGATCTCTATCTTTTTCTCAAATAAGGCAATTATGAATTTAGCTGAAAATGCTTCAACAGTACATATTATAGATATTGGTATTATGTGGGGTTTCCAATGGCCTGCCATCATACAACGTCTCTCTTCTAGACCGGGTGGACCTCCCAAGCTTCGTATAACTGGGATTGATTTTCCATATCCTGGTTTTCGACCAGCAGTGAGGGTTGAGGAAACGGGGAGACGGTTAACTAATTATGCAAAGAGTTTCAATGTTCCTTTTGAGTTCAATGCTATAGCGCAGAAGTGGGAAACGATTAAACTCGAGGATCTTAAGATCAATAACGGTGAGATTCTTGTCGTGAACTGTTTGTACCGTTTTAGGCATCTGCTCGATGAGACTGTGGATGTAAATAGTCCAAGAGATGTTTTTCTGAATCTTATCAGGAAGTCGAATCCAGACGTTTTCATACTGGGGATTGTAAATGGTGCTTATAATTCCCCATTCTTTATCACACGATTCCGCGAGGCTCTTTTCCATTACTCGTCCTTGTTTGATATGCTTGAAGCTAATATTCCCCGGGAAGTGCACGAGAGAATGCTGATTGAAAAGAACATGCTTGGTCGCGAGGCAAAGAATGTCATCGCGTGTGAAGCAGCTGAGAGAATTGAGAGACCAGAATCATACAAGCAGTGGCAAGACCGAATTATGAAAGCTGGTTTTCGACAGCTACCTTTGGATGAGGAGATCATGAGAATGGCAACGGAACGATTCAAGGTGTACGACAAGAATTTCGTGATCGATGTAGATAATGAATGGCTACTGCAGGGATGGAAAGGTCGTATCGGATATGCACTTTCAACATGGAAATCAGCTTGTTAAATGAGCTGATGAGTGGTATTCACTTTTCCAATTGCTAGTTATTTATTATCTAGCCACCTTTTGTTTAATGCCCTGCAAACAAATTTGTTTCACCTTTCTAGTGTCAATTTAACAAGTACAACTGTGAAGGCTATGTTCATAAATCATAACAATGCTTTGCTTATGGGGGCACGGAAGCAGAACGTCTATTGCTGCCTTCCTTCCCTAATGTGTCtctagccgagggtctatcgaaaacagcctctctgcgctcccaaggtaggggtaagatctgcatacacactaccctccccagacaccATTGGTGGGAACTCATCGGGTTTGTTGTTCCTTCCCTAATGCAATGAGCTGCGACAATCACAACAGGAGAGAGGAATGAGCAGTATCTGTGCCTGGTACAACTCATTTTGCCATTACATAACATTAACAGTATTGAGCAAATAGGCAATAATAGTAGGCCAATGTGTGTATTGGCTTCTTTTCATTTGTATTTTATATCAACCATGTTAGTTGTATGTAGCATATATAATGATTTGTGAGGGTGTTATAGGTATCTATACTAATAAAGACGAGTTCCAACATCATTGTTGTCCATTTTAGAGATTTTTATAGGTCATGAAAGTATtaatttcttctacttctttttctttttcttttctgctCTGAATAAGTAATTTAATATTTCATTTGATGTTCAAATTttagaaacagtctctctaccctagggtagggataaggtctgcgtacacactatcctccccagaccccactaagtgggattatactggtttgttgttgttgttgttgatgttcaaattttgaagtttgattttcaaaatatttataaataaggATAAGATATGCGTACACACCTAAGTTGCtcctgttgcggaagccaaatgtatatagggtgaataagtcacaactactataccaaaaattatgacagctaccaaataataaataagacaataaagcaacaataaaagaaacaccagaatttacgaggttcagctaattttgcctactcctcgaacacaaccaatattttattccactccaaaaatataagtgaaataatactaaagagagaaaatacaaatgccttaagaagataagaaggcaaatgagaggtgtgtttaaatcctaaatcctgctgatatgctgacaaaggtggtaattgtgatcaagtttcaacattgtttggatttgatcaacattgttaaacactgaagattgaagatgaagacataaccaaaatttgttattgagagaaaaattgaagatgtggaattttggcaaggtggagatttgttgaatttggcaaatcccacatcggtgggttagccATTTGGTAGAGATATTtttcctataaaaggaggcctaatgtttaggatttaaacacacctctcatttgccttcttatcttcttaaagcatttgtattttctctctttagtattatttcacttgtatttttggagtggaataaaatattcgTTGTGTAaaaggagtaggcaaaattatcTCTACCAAATGGCTAACCCACCGATGGCCGTTTAGGTGCCACACCCGTGTCGACACGATACTAGTATAGGTGTTGGTATGAGATCCGTATCGAATCTGGCCAAATAATTTTGGGTACTTTGATCACGACGGACGGAAAAATTCAAGACGAGATGCAACTTGATTCCGAAAATAAGAACCAAAACTAGGGAAGAAAATAGCATATTTTATATAGAAAATAAATCctttacttatctacaacttgagaTTAAAAAAGAAATTCATGCTTTGCAAGTTATAAATAAGTATTCCTcaaaatttctcataatttagacatatttttatatttttatttttttgaattatttttagccaGATCCCCACACCCGTATCCGTACTAGGATTTGTATTCCCGAATCTTAGGATTTACATCTCGAAGGAACCAACTTCTAGATCCGCACTTGTGTCGAACACCTGCATATGTGTCCGAGCAACTTAAGTATGCACTACTCTTCGAAACCTTACTTATAAAAATATATTgagtttgttgttattgttattattgtaCTCATAGCTAAACAAAAAATTTCAAATACTAACATTCAGCATTtatggggagaaattcaaaaatagctagatttacaagtggttattcgaaaatagccacagtttcaaaagtaatcgaaatttagccactttttcagtaaagataaatctaaacgaaaatactgttcaaaatccggaaaaatactccagtataatatattggaattccagcataaatatactggaactccagtatattatattggagttccagtataatataccgatcCAATATAcgatggctatttttgaatgaccagtccgaaaactaacTCGCTCATGCTATTTTAATGCATTTATGTGCACTGAAAGTCTGTACTGGTCACATTTATGTCCAAACGGGTCAAACTAACCAAAATGGACTGGTTTTTTTTGTAACGACTGCCTCGTCCATACTAGATACAGACCTCGacacctttttccttttattttcatttCATGGAGACCTTAACAGTAGACTTTGCAGTGCCAGTCACTTTGTGCTTgataattttattatatatatatatatattgaatattattttaaatttatttactTCATAAATAAGTTCATaatataacaacaataaaaagAATATACTCGGTCGAGCAGTAGAAACAGTTGTGTACAATAGATCCTTGTGGTCCGATCCTTCTCCGGATCCCGTGGGAGCTCAGTGCATTGGGCTACCCTTTTTAATAAGAATATAATATGTATATTCCCACATTATGAGGTCTGGAGAGACTAATGTGTACGTGGACCTTATGCTTAACTTGTGGAGGTAGAGAGACgattttcgatagaccctcgactcaaaaaAAGCAAATCTCAGTaggtttaaaaaaaaatagtagtaAAGAAGCCAtgttgaaaataataaaaataaaaacaacaacaataaatttATAATATAAATTACAAAACTATTACTATCTTTTtttaaaagtaaagaaagacaAAGGTTGAGAAATAAATATTTCCAGCCATTTTGAAATAATATAGGCATTTTCTATgttacaaataaaaaaaatagtactATAATTCAGACAGTTAAGTTATGAACTCTCATTTAATACCCATTTTCTCTTTCTCTGGTTTTCCCTCTGCTCTGCTCCCTGCTTTGACTCTTAGGTAAATTCCTCTTTTCTGCTTTTTTCTTGAGAAATTCATCCACCAAATTTTCAGCTTTCTGCTTCTGTTTTATTCCTTTACGCTcttcatgtaaaaaaaaaaaaaaaaaaaacaagtgtAGGTATTTTCTTTTGCTGTATTGGTAGTCAGCTCAATTCTGGTGATCTAGCTAAAAATTTACTCCATCTTTCCCAATTTATGTGATATGATTTggtaaatttctatatttagaaacaatttagctttaaaCTTCGTATTTAGAACAATTTCGTTAATAAAATAATTCATAGCCACACAAATATCTGTTTTTTTAGACAACATGTTTCAAAGTAtgtctttctttcttaaactgtGTGTCCACTAAATAATGTTGTGAATATTCCTTCTTTTAAGGTTACTTTTATCGTGATATGACAATGTTGGCCTGAGCCGAGGATTTACCGGAAACAAGCTCTCTATCTTAACgaggtttgttgttgttattgttaagGACTTAAGGTTACTTTTATCATTCAAAGAAGGATTTTATTTGTTGTTGACTTTTTTGGGGTTTTGACTCTTATTTCTTGCAGACTAGATTAAAATTGATAGAGGTTTCATGGGATTATATGAGGCAGGATCTGCAATTATATTAGAGGATGAAGCTCATTCATTTTTCCCTATTAATAATCTCAGAGTTAGTGATAATTTAGTCAACAATAATCATGTTGATATTAGTCCATCTCAATCAAATACTTTAGTCCCATCAACTGCAGATGAGGATTATGATTTTAGTGATGTGGTGCTTAAGTGTATAAATCAGATGCTTATGGAAGAGGATATTGAAGAAACGTCTTGTATGTTTCAACAGTCTGCAGCTCTCCGAGCTGCTGAAAGATCGTTTTATGAAGTTATCGGAGAGGAGTATCCTCCTCCCCCGAGTCTTGAGAAACCGTCCAATTTAGATCAGAATGGATATAATAGTATGGACCATAGTGGTTTTCACAATAGTGGAAATGATGGATGTGATGGCGTACTATGCCCTAATTGGAATCTTGATCTCGGTGGGAATGACGTGACACACGTGCCACATTTTCTGGATGGTGTTGCTTTGCGTTCAACTTCTTGGTCGCCTCACAGTTCGTCAAACACTGTCCCGGATGTGCTGGTGGATTCTCCTGTGAGCACACTTAGGATTCCTGATATATTTTGTGACAGCGAGTCTATTATGCAGTTTAAGAAAGGGGTGGAGGAGGCAAGTAAATTCATTCCTACGGGCAATAGTTTGTTTGCTGATGTGAGGTATAATGTCGTGGGGAACGAGCAGAATGAAGAGAAAAAAGATGCAGTAGTAAAAGTTGAGAAATATGGAGAAAAGCAATCTCCTGAAAGGTCAAGAGGGAAGAAAAACACTCTTCAAGAAGATGTAGTAGATTTAACGGAGGAGAGAAATAGCAAGCACTCAGCAGTGTTTTCTGAATCGACTGTTTGATCAGAAATGTTCGATAGGGTGCTGCTATGCAGTGCAGGAAAAATTGAATCTGCTCTTCGCAAGACCTGGCAGACTATATCTAGGCGAAATGCGTTGGAGAACGGCGTTTCAAAGGGATCTAATGGTAAGAAGTCACAAGGAAAGAAACAAGGGAGTAAACGAGATGTAGTGGAATTGAATAAGAATTCACAAGCAAAGAAACAAGGGGGTAAAAGAGATGTAGTAGACTTGAGAACACTCTTGACACTTTGTGCACAAGCTGTTGCTGTGGAAAATCAAAGGACAGCAAATGAGCTTCTAAAGCAGATCAGACAAAGTTCTTCTCCAATGGGGGACGGGATGCAGAGGTTAGCCTATTATTTTGCTGATGGTCTTGAGGCACGGATGGCGGGTTCTGGCACTCATATCTATAGAGCCCTTATTACACGGCCTGTATCAGCCGCTGATGTCTTGAAAGGTTACCAGCTACTGCTCGCTGCCTGCCCGTTCAGGAAGATCTCTAGCTTTTTCTCAAATAAGGCGATTATGAATTTAGCTGAAAATGCTTCAAAAGTACATATTATAGATATTGGTATTATGTGGGGTTTTCAATGGCCTGCCCTCATACAACGTCTCTCTTCTAGACCGGGTGGACCTCCCAAGCTTCGTATAACTGGGATTGATTTTCCACATCCTGGTTTTCGACCAGCAGTGAGGGTTGAGGAAACGGGGAGACGGTTAGCTAATTATGCAAAGAGTTTCAATGTTCCTTTTGAGTTCAATGCTATAGCGCAGAAGTGGGAAACGATTAAACTCGAGGATCTTAAGATCAATAACGGTGAGGTTTTTGTCGTGAACTGTTTGTACCGTTTTAGGAATCTGCTCGATGAGACTGTGGATGTAAATAGTCCAAGAAATGTTGTTCTGAATCTTATCGGGAAATTGAATCCAGATGTTTTCATACTGGGGATAGTAAATGGTGCTTATAATGCCCCATTTTTCATCACACGATTCCGCGAGGCTCTTTTCCATTACTCATCCTTGTTTGATATGCTTGAAGCTAATATTCCCCGGGAAGTGCACGAGAGGATGCTGATTGAAAAGAATATACTTGGTCGGGAGGCAATGAATGTCATCGCGTGTGAAGCAGCTGAGAGAATTGAACGGCCAGAAACATACAAGCAGTGGCAAGTCCGAATTATGAAAGCTGGTTTTCGACAGCTACCTTTGGATGAGGAGATCATGAGGATGGCAACGGAACGATTCAAGGTGTACGACAAGAATTTCGTGATCGATGTAGATAGTGAATGGCTACTGCAAGGATGGAAGGGTCGTATCGGATATGCACTTTCAACATGGAAAGCAGCTTGTTAAATGAGCTGATGAATGGTATTCACTTTTCCAAGTGCTAGTTATTTATTATCTGGCCACCTTTTGTCTAATGCCCGGCAACAAATTTTATCACCTTTCTAGTGTTAACAAGTACAACTGTGAAAAGCTATGTTCATAACACTGTTTTGCTTATGGGGGAGCGGAAACAGAACGTTTATTGCTGCGTTCCTTCCTTAATGTGTCTCTACTCTCTAGCCGAGTGTATATTGGAAACAGCTTTTCTGCcctcccagggtaggggtaaggagGTCTGCATATGCACTACCCTCCCTAATGCAATTAGCTGCGACAATCACAACACTAGAGAGGAATGGTGACACAATGTTGGAGCAGCATCTGTGTCCGGTACTACTCATTTTGCCAGGACATAATATTAACAGTATTGAGCAAATAGGCAATAATGAAGGTAGCAGTGTGTGTATTGGCTTCTTTTCATTTGTATTTTACATCAATCATGTTAGTTATATGTAGCATATACAATGATTTGTGAGGTTGTTATAGGTATCTTCTCTACTAATAAAGGCGAGTTCCAACATGATTTTTATGTAAGAGAAATAGATCCAATTTTTCGGTCACATAGcatcaactttaccagttacgtcaaGGCTCCTCTTCTATCCAATTTTCTCCGCAGCCTTTCTTCTACAAGATAGCGCAACCTATATAAAAGAATTGCTGACTAATATGCTTCTATAACTTAAACActataaggggtcgtttggtaccaTGGATAAGCAAAAATAATCTAGGGATAAAAATTTAGTACCGTCTTATCCCTTGTTTGATTACTAATTTTGGGATAACTTATGCCATGATTAAAAATAATACCAGAATAACTTATACCTGCCAGAGGGTGGAGTAATCACAGGATACGTTGTCctaaaataaagcagtaaaattgAGTCAATAAAAAATAATCACATCATAACTTATCTTCggaccaaacgacccctaaaagtCATTTTTGACCAA
Proteins encoded:
- the LOC104246151 gene encoding scarecrow-like protein 14; the protein is MKIDRGFMGLYEAGSAIKIEDEAQSFLPDPNLINNLRVSDNLVNNNHVDISPFQSNTLVRSTAEEDYDFSDVVLKYINQMLMEEDIEEMSCMFQESAALRVTERSFYEVIGEEYPPPPNLEKLSDLGQNGYNSRERSGFYYSGNDGRDGILCPNWNLDLGGYDVSQVPRFLDGVALRSTSWSPHSSSSTVPDVLGDSPVSTLRIPDIFCDSESIMQFKKGVEEASKFIPRGNSLFADVRYNVVGGEQNEERNDALVKVEKYGERQSPERSRGKKNPLQEDVVDLTEERNNKQSAVFSESTVRSEMFDRVLLCSAGKNESALRESWQTIPRRNVLQNGVSKGSNGKKSQGNKQGNKQDVVELSKNSQAKKQGGKRDVVDLGTLLILCAQAVAADNRRTANELLKQIRQCCSPMGDGMQRLAYYFADGLEARMAGSGTHIYRALITLPASAADVLKGYQLLLAACPFRKISIFFSNKAIMNLAENASTVHIIDIGIMWGFQWPAIIQRLSSRPGGPPKLRITGIDFPYPGFRPAVRVEETGRRLTNYAKSFNVPFEFNAIAQKWETIKLEDLKINNGEILVVNCLYRFRHLLDETVDVNSPRDVFLNLIRKSNPDVFILGIVNGAYNSPFFITRFREALFHYSSLFDMLEANIPREVHERMLIEKNMLGREAKNVIACEAAERIERPESYKQWQDRIMKAGFRQLPLDEEIMRMATERFKVYDKNFVIDVDNEWLLQGWKGRIGYALSTWKSAC